A single genomic interval of Ovis aries strain OAR_USU_Benz2616 breed Rambouillet chromosome 9, ARS-UI_Ramb_v3.0, whole genome shotgun sequence harbors:
- the GRINA gene encoding protein lifeguard 1, with amino-acid sequence MSHEKSFLVSGDSYPPPNPGYPEGPQPSMAPYPGAPYPQAAFQPSPYGQPGYPQGPNPYPQGGYPQGLYPPGGYPQGPYPPGGYPQGPYPPGGYPQGPYPQSPFPPNPYGQPQAFPAQDPGSPHHGNYHEEGPPSYYDNQDFPATNWDDKSIRQAFIRKVFLVLTLQLSVTLSTVAVFTFVGEVKGFVRENVWTYYVSYAVFFVSLIVLSCCGDFRRKHPWNLVALSILTVSLSYMVGMIASFYNTEAVIMAVGITTTVCFTVVIFSMQTRYDFTSCVGVLLVSVVVLILFAILCIFIRSRVLEIVYASLGALLFTCFLAVDTQLLLGNKQLSLSPEEYVFAALNLYTDIINIFLYILTIIGRAKE; translated from the exons ATGTCCCATGAAAAGAGTTTCTTGGTGTCTGGGGACAGCTATCCTCCCCCCAACCCTGGATATCCGGAAGGGCCCCAGCCCTCCATGGCACCCTACCCAGGGGCCCCTTACCCACAGGCCGCGTTCCAGCCATCCCCCTATGGCCAGCCAGGGTATCCCCAGGGCCCCAACCCCTACCCCCAAGGCGGTTACCCACAGGGCCTCTACCCCCCTGGGGGCTACCCCCAGGGCCCCTATCCCCCAGGGGGCTACCCCCAGGGCCCCTACCCACCAGGGGGATACCCGCAGGGTCCATATCCGCAGAGCCCCTTTCCCCCCAACCCCTACGGACAGCCACAGGCCTTCCCAGCACAGGACCCTGGCT CACCTCATCATGGGAACTATCACGAGGAGGGGCCCCCATCCTACTATGACAACCAGGACTTCCCTGCCACCAACTGGGATGACAAGAGCATTCGCCAGGCCTTCATCCGCAAG GTGTTCCTGGTGCTGACCCTGCAGCTGTCTGTGACCCTGTCCACTGTGGCTGTGTTCACCTTCGTCGGGGAGGTGAAGGGCTTTGTCCGGGAGAACGTCTGGACCTACTACGTCTCCTATGCCGTCTTCTTCGTCTCTCTCATTGTCCTCAGCTGCTGTGGGGACTTCCGGCGGAAGCACCCCTGGAACCTTGTTGCGCTG TCGATCCTGACTGTCAGCTTGTCCTACATGGTGGGCATGATTGCCAGCTTCTACAACACCGAGGCGGTCATCATGGCTGTAGGCATCACCACGACCGTCTGCTTCACAGTGGTCATCTTCTCCATGCAG ACCCGCTATGACTTCACATCCTGCGTGGGCGTGCTCCTGGTGAGCGTGGTGGTGCTCATCCTGTTCGCCATCCTCTGCATCTTCATCCGGAGCCGCGTCCTGGAGATCGTGTACGCCTCGCTGGGTGCTCTGCTGTTCACCTGC TTCCTGGCAGTGGACACTCAGCTACTGCTGGGGAACAAGCAGCTGTCCCTGAGCCCGGAGGAGTACGTGTTCGCTGCACTGAACCTCTACACGGACATCATCAACATCTTCCTGTACATCCTCACTATCATTGGCCGCGCCAAGGAGTAG